In the Flavobacterium sp. J372 genome, one interval contains:
- a CDS encoding HlyD family secretion protein → MLNISNNKKARVELLQQFKTIKQLSDRPHYKILNRIILGLCVLALLILFLPWTQNISGTGAVTTLKPDQRPQTIHNAIAGRIEKWYVQEGDYVEKGDTILFISEIKEDYFDPNLVNNTRQQVDAKRNALKSYDSKVESLESQMAALSSEQRLKIQQANNKIRQALLKVKSDSIDLEAVKTQLRIATTQFDRSVELNKEGLKPLTDVEEKRLKLQDAQAKIITQENKLLTAQNELINAKVEIGRITAEYNEKIAKSSSDKFTALSSQFDTEAQVNKLENQYVNYSIRNGMYYIKAPQSGYVNRALQSGIGETIKEGTPIVSIMPAGYDIAVETYVRPIDLPLLKKGDEVRVWFDGWPTIVFSGWPGMSYGTFGGRIVAIENFISPNGRYRVLIAPDNSDTPWPKQLSIGAGAQTIALLDTVPVWFEVWRTLNGFPPNYYQAGQDKETDKKK, encoded by the coding sequence ATGTTAAATATATCTAATAACAAAAAAGCCCGGGTTGAACTGTTGCAGCAGTTTAAAACCATAAAGCAGCTGTCTGACAGGCCGCACTACAAAATCCTCAACAGGATAATTCTGGGGCTATGTGTTCTCGCACTGTTGATATTGTTCCTGCCGTGGACACAGAATATTTCAGGTACAGGAGCGGTTACAACACTCAAACCCGACCAAAGGCCGCAAACTATACATAATGCCATTGCCGGGCGGATTGAAAAATGGTATGTGCAGGAAGGTGATTACGTAGAAAAGGGCGACACAATACTCTTTATTTCTGAAATAAAAGAAGATTACTTTGACCCTAACCTTGTGAATAATACCAGGCAGCAGGTAGATGCAAAGAGAAATGCATTAAAATCTTATGACAGCAAAGTTGAGTCGCTTGAGTCTCAAATGGCAGCGCTGTCAAGTGAGCAGCGCCTTAAAATACAACAGGCAAATAATAAGATAAGGCAGGCACTATTAAAGGTAAAAAGCGACAGTATTGACCTTGAAGCCGTAAAGACGCAATTACGCATTGCGACTACCCAGTTTGACCGTTCTGTAGAGCTTAATAAAGAAGGGCTGAAACCTTTAACTGATGTTGAAGAGAAAAGGCTGAAACTGCAGGATGCGCAGGCTAAAATAATCACCCAGGAAAACAAATTGCTTACTGCACAAAATGAGCTTATTAATGCTAAGGTGGAAATTGGCAGGATTACTGCCGAATATAATGAAAAAATCGCCAAATCGAGCAGTGACAAGTTTACGGCATTGAGCAGCCAGTTTGATACTGAGGCCCAGGTAAACAAGCTTGAAAACCAATATGTAAATTACAGTATACGAAATGGCATGTATTACATAAAAGCGCCCCAAAGCGGGTATGTGAACCGGGCATTGCAGTCGGGTATTGGTGAAACAATAAAAGAAGGCACTCCCATAGTCAGTATTATGCCAGCAGGTTATGACATTGCCGTTGAAACCTATGTAAGGCCAATTGATCTCCCATTGCTGAAAAAGGGTGATGAGGTAAGGGTTTGGTTTGATGGCTGGCCAACAATTGTATTTTCAGGCTGGCCGGGTATGTCATATGGTACTTTTGGCGGACGTATAGTTGCTATAGAGAATTTTATAAGTCCTAACGGCAGGTACAGGGTACTTATAGCGCCTGATAACAGTGATACCCCCTGGCCAAAGCAGCTCAGCATAGGAGCGGGTGCGCAAACTATAGCATTGTTAGACACTGTGCCTGTATGGTTTGAGGTATGGCGAACATTAAACGGATTTCCTCCTAATTATTATCAGGCGGGACAGGATAAAGAAACCGATAAAAAGAAATGA
- a CDS encoding TolC family protein, giving the protein MRPIIYIILFIFCIQGAAAQELSPGQLSFAEYLGYVKKYHPLTRQSNLTISRAEAELMAARGGFDPKIEVDYDKKEFKGTEYYSLLNSSFKIPTWYGIEIKAAFDNSEGIYVNPQNITPDGGLTSVGISVPLAQGLLVNRRMTDLRMAKVQIRLSAAEQKLQATEAIYNAALAYFSWKRAFEEVRLYETYLDYAQVRYTGITKLIQLGDKPAIDSVEAGIVVKSRQLNLADARLKLTKARLEMSNYLWIDNVPVELAENIVPEENLTQNVTELLNITNATASLQLEQHPKVQALQGKIDILEIDRRYKANLLLPKVDVSYNYLSEPSYFDNYRFEDYKIGLNFSFPLFLRKERGMLKLAKLKLQDGQLDLDLERVALKNKITAQQAEIEALQSQQITVSALVKDYTTMLSSEERLFSFGESSLFIINSRENNVVSSRLSEINIENRLLNSMAELYRTLSNP; this is encoded by the coding sequence ATGAGACCGATAATTTATATAATTCTTTTCATTTTTTGCATCCAGGGCGCTGCTGCACAGGAATTAAGCCCCGGGCAGCTAAGTTTTGCAGAGTATCTTGGGTACGTGAAAAAGTATCATCCTCTTACACGGCAATCCAATCTTACAATAAGCCGGGCAGAAGCAGAACTAATGGCTGCCCGCGGAGGGTTTGACCCCAAGATTGAGGTTGACTACGATAAGAAGGAATTTAAAGGCACTGAATATTACTCTCTGTTAAACAGCAGTTTTAAAATCCCGACATGGTATGGCATTGAGATAAAAGCTGCTTTTGACAATAGTGAAGGAATATATGTAAATCCGCAAAACATTACTCCTGACGGCGGGCTTACCTCTGTTGGTATTTCTGTTCCGCTGGCACAGGGACTGCTGGTAAACCGAAGGATGACTGACCTCAGGATGGCAAAAGTGCAGATAAGGCTAAGCGCCGCAGAGCAGAAGTTGCAGGCAACAGAAGCAATTTATAATGCAGCTCTTGCCTATTTCAGCTGGAAACGTGCATTTGAAGAAGTAAGGCTTTATGAAACATATCTCGATTACGCTCAGGTTAGATATACCGGGATAACAAAACTGATACAATTGGGTGATAAACCTGCAATAGACTCTGTTGAAGCAGGTATAGTTGTAAAATCAAGACAACTAAATCTTGCTGATGCACGGCTGAAACTGACAAAAGCACGGCTGGAAATGTCAAATTACCTTTGGATTGATAACGTACCGGTAGAACTGGCCGAAAATATTGTGCCTGAAGAGAATCTTACCCAAAATGTAACCGAACTCCTGAACATTACAAATGCAACTGCCAGCCTGCAATTAGAGCAGCACCCCAAAGTGCAGGCGCTTCAGGGTAAGATAGATATCCTGGAGATTGACCGCAGGTATAAAGCAAACCTGTTGCTACCAAAAGTAGATGTTAGCTACAATTACTTATCTGAACCTTCGTATTTTGACAATTACCGCTTTGAAGATTATAAAATTGGCCTGAATTTCAGCTTCCCTCTTTTTCTGCGTAAAGAGCGTGGAATGCTTAAACTTGCAAAGCTAAAACTGCAGGACGGGCAGCTTGATCTTGACCTTGAACGTGTAGCGCTTAAAAATAAAATAACAGCGCAACAAGCTGAGATTGAAGCATTGCAATCACAACAAATTACCGTTTCGGCACTTGTAAAAGACTACACAACTATGCTTTCGTCTGAAGAACGTTTATTTTCATTCGGCGAAAGTTCGCTGTTTATTATAAACTCGCGTGAAAATAATGTTGTAAGCAGCAGGCTTAGCGAAATCAATATTGAGAACAGGCTGTTAAACTCTATGGCAGAACTGTACAGGACATTAAGTAATCCTTAA
- a CDS encoding PEP/pyruvate-binding domain-containing protein yields MKAFVQKFSEIRLGDNAGIGGKAALIGEISSTLKPLGINVPDGFAVNVAAFKYFFEYNKLEPGIQDLLNETSFTSIDGPDHAAEKIRSLIMHSKFPPELESAILSAYNDCFNGKDKSVAVRCSLAWEGYPFESFAGLHDSFLNINGPFALIYSVKCCYASLYMDIALKYRNKKGIPHNSVSMCICVQKMVRSDIACSGTGYLAGPVPGSPDTIHIVGSWGLGEFTKHPAVIPDEFRVFQPLNINGQPEILKQMGSKSRMIVYNENAAGTNSTIDITTPREMRAEYVLSDDELIQLSHWPGIIEQHFGVPMDFEWAKDGNDKLLYLVAARPTVTTSFSPVTFQYPAKFSVYNTRKNTIFTIFGENTFR; encoded by the coding sequence ATGAAAGCATTTGTACAGAAATTCAGTGAAATCAGGCTGGGCGATAATGCCGGTATAGGCGGCAAAGCTGCCTTAATTGGTGAGATATCAAGCACCCTTAAGCCATTAGGAATAAATGTACCTGACGGATTTGCTGTAAATGTTGCTGCATTTAAGTATTTTTTCGAATACAATAAACTTGAGCCTGGGATCCAGGATTTACTAAATGAGACAAGCTTTACATCAATTGACGGCCCTGATCATGCTGCGGAAAAAATACGGTCTCTGATTATGCATTCCAAATTTCCTCCTGAACTGGAAAGCGCTATACTTTCTGCATATAATGATTGTTTTAACGGGAAAGATAAATCTGTAGCAGTAAGGTGCAGCCTGGCATGGGAAGGATACCCTTTTGAAAGTTTTGCAGGGCTTCATGATTCTTTCTTAAACATCAACGGCCCCTTTGCGCTAATTTATTCTGTAAAATGCTGTTACGCATCACTTTATATGGATATAGCATTAAAATACCGCAACAAAAAAGGCATTCCTCATAATAGCGTATCAATGTGTATATGTGTCCAGAAAATGGTACGCTCAGATATTGCCTGTTCAGGAACTGGATATCTTGCCGGGCCGGTACCGGGCAGCCCCGATACAATACATATTGTGGGCTCATGGGGCCTGGGTGAGTTTACAAAACACCCTGCTGTAATACCTGATGAATTTAGGGTTTTTCAACCTTTAAATATTAATGGCCAACCTGAAATTTTGAAACAAATGGGTAGCAAAAGCAGGATGATTGTTTATAATGAAAATGCAGCCGGAACAAACTCTACAATAGATATAACAACACCAAGGGAGATGAGAGCAGAATATGTACTTTCAGACGATGAACTAATTCAACTGTCTCACTGGCCCGGAATTATCGAACAGCATTTTGGTGTACCTATGGATTTTGAATGGGCAAAAGACGGAAATGACAAATTATTATACCTGGTGGCAGCGCGGCCAACGGTAACCACTAGTTTCAGTCCGGTAACATTTCAATATCCTGCTAAATTTAGCGTTTATAATACTCGGAAAAATACCATTTTTACGATATTTGGGGAAAATACTTTCCGATGA
- a CDS encoding PAS domain-containing sensor histidine kinase: MKHEALLTAIIDNAIDGIITINERGIVESINPSACRLFLYSPEEVIGRNISMLMPSPDRENHDQYMHNYSETGVPHIIGYGRDVLGRRKDGNIFPFRLGVSEVRFEGTRIFAGFIHDLSHQKEAENRLMQYTQHLEELVKDRTQSLNDTIAELTYAKEEVSHSLEKEKELGQLKSRLLSMASHEFRTPLSAVQLSASLIERYTQGENGEKIERHVNKIKSAVNNLTSILDDFLHVEKAEAGKIVVNWSTFDLEIFCREITDELKLLVKNSQEIVYTHNGAANLVKLDKNLLKNCIINLISNAIKYSGDDTYIEFTSAVQENGIEITVKDNGIGIPEEEQKHLFEAFFRAQNTGNIPGTGLGLNIAARYVNLMNGTLTCKSKINEGTEFTIRFNYDQSTAY, encoded by the coding sequence ATGAAACACGAAGCGCTGCTTACCGCTATTATTGACAATGCTATCGACGGGATTATAACTATTAATGAGCGGGGAATTGTTGAATCAATAAACCCTTCAGCATGCAGATTGTTTTTATACAGTCCCGAAGAAGTTATCGGAAGAAATATAAGTATGCTAATGCCTTCGCCCGACAGGGAAAACCACGACCAGTACATGCATAACTATTCTGAAACCGGCGTACCGCATATTATAGGCTACGGCCGGGACGTACTGGGGCGGAGAAAAGACGGGAATATTTTCCCTTTTCGCCTAGGAGTAAGCGAGGTAAGGTTTGAAGGGACACGTATTTTTGCAGGATTTATACATGACCTTAGCCATCAAAAAGAAGCAGAAAACCGGCTTATGCAGTACACGCAGCACCTTGAAGAGCTTGTGAAAGACCGCACACAGTCATTAAATGATACCATTGCTGAACTTACATATGCCAAAGAAGAAGTAAGCCATTCACTCGAAAAAGAAAAAGAACTTGGCCAGCTGAAGAGCCGGCTGCTTTCAATGGCATCACACGAGTTCCGCACACCCCTTAGCGCAGTACAGCTGTCAGCCTCACTCATTGAGCGTTATACGCAGGGAGAAAATGGCGAAAAAATTGAACGCCATGTTAACAAGATTAAAAGCGCTGTAAATAACCTCACCTCTATTCTTGATGATTTTCTGCACGTTGAAAAAGCTGAAGCAGGAAAAATTGTAGTGAACTGGTCTACATTCGACCTTGAAATATTCTGCCGTGAAATTACTGATGAATTGAAGCTGCTGGTTAAAAATAGCCAGGAAATCGTTTATACACATAATGGTGCGGCAAACCTGGTAAAACTTGATAAAAACCTGCTTAAAAACTGTATAATCAATCTTATATCGAATGCCATAAAGTATTCAGGTGACGACACATATATTGAATTTACATCTGCAGTACAGGAAAACGGCATAGAAATTACGGTAAAAGATAATGGTATAGGCATACCGGAAGAAGAACAAAAGCACCTTTTTGAGGCGTTCTTTAGGGCACAGAATACCGGTAATATTCCCGGGACGGGGCTTGGGCTTAATATTGCCGCACGATATGTAAACCTGATGAACGGTACCCTTACCTGCAAAAGTAAAATAAACGAAGGAACTGAATTTACAATACGATTTAACTATGACCAAAGTACTGCTTATTGA
- a CDS encoding response regulator → MTKVLLIEDNKDIRENVLEILELSGYEAFSASNGLLGVEEALKHVPDIILCDIMMPELDGYGVLEALGNYEQTSAIPFIFLTAKAERPDIRKGMELGADDYLTKPFDDTDLLNAIESRLKKRGIHQVFYGKSAQQLEEVISKKDGWEELKNIMEDRSGRKFKKSQHIHYEGDRVTGIYYIISGAVKTVKLTEDGRELITGIYKANDYLDLNIVLSQETYDDTAVALEDTVLSFLPVEQLDKMLYLYPDVGAKFIKMLSNNIREREMRLMQIAYYSVRKRIAECLIRLLQKHTTGDSNIKISREDLASLAGTSPETVSRTLTDFKSEGLIDKSGSNIKILNRDKLNSMKN, encoded by the coding sequence ATGACCAAAGTACTGCTTATTGAAGACAATAAAGACATTAGGGAAAATGTACTTGAAATTCTTGAACTTTCAGGCTATGAAGCTTTTAGCGCTTCAAACGGATTGCTGGGAGTTGAAGAGGCGTTAAAGCATGTGCCCGATATTATACTTTGTGACATAATGATGCCGGAGCTTGACGGCTATGGTGTTTTGGAAGCTTTAGGGAATTATGAACAGACCAGTGCGATACCATTCATTTTCCTTACTGCCAAGGCTGAAAGGCCGGATATACGCAAAGGCATGGAGCTTGGCGCTGACGATTATCTTACCAAACCTTTTGATGATACGGACCTTTTGAACGCTATAGAAAGTCGATTAAAAAAACGCGGGATACATCAGGTTTTCTACGGTAAATCTGCCCAGCAGCTTGAAGAAGTGATTTCCAAAAAAGATGGCTGGGAAGAACTGAAGAACATAATGGAAGACCGTAGCGGCAGGAAATTTAAAAAAAGCCAGCACATACATTATGAAGGTGACAGGGTAACCGGAATTTATTACATAATAAGCGGAGCGGTGAAAACAGTGAAGCTTACCGAAGATGGCCGCGAATTGATTACCGGAATTTACAAAGCCAACGATTATCTTGACCTGAACATAGTACTATCTCAGGAGACCTATGACGACACAGCAGTTGCCCTTGAGGATACTGTATTGAGTTTCCTGCCCGTTGAACAGCTTGATAAAATGCTTTACCTATACCCCGATGTAGGCGCAAAATTTATAAAAATGCTTTCAAACAACATTCGGGAAAGAGAAATGCGGCTAATGCAGATAGCTTATTACTCGGTTAGGAAAAGAATTGCCGAATGCCTTATACGGTTACTGCAAAAACATACTACAGGCGATAGTAATATTAAAATAAGCCGTGAAGATCTTGCTTCGCTTGCAGGAACATCGCCAGAGACAGTAAGCCGTACTCTTACCGATTTCAAAAGTGAAGGATTAATAGATAAAAGCGGAAGTAACATAAAAATTCTTAATCGTGATAAGCTCAACAGTATGAAGAATTAG
- the ccoS gene encoding cbb3-type cytochrome oxidase assembly protein CcoS, with the protein MSVIFLLIIISLIVALVFLYAFIKAVRQGQFDDSYTPSVRVLFDDEIKKETNTTKQS; encoded by the coding sequence ATGAGCGTAATATTTTTATTGATCATCATCAGCCTTATCGTGGCATTGGTGTTCCTGTATGCTTTTATAAAGGCAGTAAGACAGGGCCAGTTTGATGACAGCTACACCCCTTCGGTGCGGGTTTTATTCGATGATGAAATTAAAAAAGAAACAAACACCACTAAGCAATCGTAA
- the ccoN gene encoding cytochrome-c oxidase, cbb3-type subunit I, whose amino-acid sequence MEMQQFYYDNKIVKKFLYATIVFGVVGMLAGLLIASMYMFPNLTDGVSWLSYGRLRPLHTNAVIFAFVGNAMFAGIYYSLQRLLKTRMYSDILSNINFWGWQLIIVAAAISLPLGYTTSKEYAELEWPIDIAIAVVWVVFGINMIGTILRRRERHLYVAIWFYLATFITVAILHIFNSLELPVSGMKSYSVYAGVQDALVQWWYGHNAVAFFLTTPFLGLMYYFLPKAANRPVYSYRLSIIHFWSLIFIYIWAGPHHLLYSALPDWAQNLGVVFSVMLIAPSWGGMINGLLTLRGAWDKVRTDPVLKFFVVAITGYGMATFEGPMLSLKNVNAIAHFTDWIVAHVHVGALAWNGFLTFAVIYWLIPRMTKTTLYSVKLANFHFWIGTLGIILYALPMYVAGFVQASMWKEFNPDGSLVHGNFLETVKAIMPMYWMRAIGGTLFVVGLLVLCYNIIMTVKQGRKIEDELAEAPALQKISNKRLKGEKFHPWLERRPIQLAILATIAVLIGGVIQIVPTIMVKSNIPTISTVKPYTPLELEGRDLYIREGCVNCHSQMIRPFRSEVERYGEYSKSGEYVYDHPFLWGSKRTGPDLMRVGGKYSDNWHFNHMWDPQSTSAGSIMPAYKWLFDNKPMDYSDIEKKMKVMVQLGVPYTAEDIVNAKQAIAGQSAKIEKSLHADPDFVKSYEESRKAAAARGDAFIPMKDREITALIAYLQRLGTDIKIKNTTETSTANLKK is encoded by the coding sequence ATGGAAATGCAACAATTCTATTATGACAACAAAATTGTAAAGAAATTCCTTTATGCCACAATAGTATTTGGTGTGGTAGGGATGCTTGCCGGCCTGTTAATTGCGTCGATGTACATGTTCCCAAACCTTACCGACGGCGTGTCCTGGCTGAGCTATGGCAGGTTAAGGCCGCTGCATACCAATGCAGTCATTTTTGCTTTTGTGGGGAATGCCATGTTTGCGGGTATTTATTACTCTTTGCAGCGGCTTTTGAAAACGCGAATGTATAGTGACATTCTAAGCAACATTAACTTTTGGGGATGGCAGCTTATAATCGTCGCAGCGGCAATTTCACTGCCGTTGGGCTATACCACTTCAAAAGAATATGCCGAGCTGGAATGGCCAATAGATATAGCTATTGCCGTAGTATGGGTAGTATTTGGCATCAATATGATTGGCACAATCTTAAGGCGTAGGGAGCGTCACTTATACGTTGCAATATGGTTTTACCTGGCTACTTTTATTACCGTAGCCATCCTCCACATCTTCAACAGCCTTGAGCTGCCGGTGAGCGGCATGAAAAGCTATTCTGTATATGCAGGCGTGCAGGATGCGCTGGTACAATGGTGGTATGGTCACAACGCGGTTGCATTCTTTCTTACTACGCCTTTTTTAGGGCTTATGTATTACTTCCTGCCTAAAGCGGCTAACAGGCCGGTATACTCCTACAGGCTGTCAATAATACACTTTTGGTCATTAATATTCATTTATATCTGGGCCGGGCCGCACCACCTGCTCTACTCTGCCCTGCCCGACTGGGCACAGAACCTTGGCGTTGTTTTTTCGGTAATGCTCATTGCGCCGTCATGGGGCGGTATGATAAACGGCCTTCTTACCCTGCGTGGTGCATGGGACAAAGTACGCACCGACCCTGTTCTTAAATTCTTTGTGGTCGCTATCACAGGATACGGTATGGCAACATTTGAGGGGCCGATGCTTTCACTGAAAAATGTAAATGCAATCGCGCACTTTACCGACTGGATCGTGGCTCACGTACACGTTGGTGCACTTGCCTGGAATGGCTTTCTCACCTTTGCTGTGATATATTGGCTAATACCGCGTATGACGAAAACTACGCTATATTCTGTAAAACTGGCCAACTTCCATTTCTGGATTGGTACGCTGGGCATCATTCTCTATGCATTGCCAATGTATGTAGCAGGATTTGTACAGGCATCTATGTGGAAAGAATTTAATCCTGATGGCTCCTTGGTTCATGGTAACTTCCTTGAAACTGTAAAAGCTATTATGCCAATGTACTGGATGAGGGCTATAGGTGGAACCCTATTCGTAGTAGGGCTGCTTGTGCTGTGCTACAACATTATAATGACCGTAAAGCAGGGCCGCAAAATTGAAGATGAACTTGCCGAAGCGCCTGCACTGCAAAAGATAAGCAACAAAAGGCTTAAAGGTGAGAAATTCCACCCGTGGCTGGAAAGAAGGCCTATACAGCTTGCCATACTTGCAACCATTGCTGTACTTATTGGCGGGGTGATACAAATTGTGCCTACTATCATGGTAAAGTCAAACATACCAACTATATCAACAGTAAAGCCTTATACTCCGCTTGAGCTTGAAGGCCGCGACCTCTACATCCGTGAGGGGTGTGTGAACTGCCACTCACAGATGATACGCCCTTTCCGCAGTGAGGTGGAACGATATGGCGAATACTCGAAATCAGGTGAATATGTGTATGACCACCCGTTCCTGTGGGGCTCAAAACGTACCGGGCCCGACCTGATGCGCGTAGGCGGCAAATACAGCGACAACTGGCACTTTAACCACATGTGGGACCCTCAAAGTACATCAGCCGGCTCAATAATGCCTGCCTACAAATGGCTGTTTGACAACAAGCCGATGGACTATTCAGATATTGAAAAGAAAATGAAAGTTATGGTTCAGCTTGGAGTGCCATATACCGCAGAAGACATCGTAAACGCAAAACAAGCTATAGCCGGGCAATCTGCCAAAATTGAAAAAAGCCTGCATGCCGATCCTGACTTCGTGAAGAGTTATGAAGAAAGCAGAAAAGCGGCTGCTGCGCGCGGCGATGCTTTCATACCGATGAAAGACAGGGAAATCACCGCGCTTATTGCATACCTGCAGCGCCTTGGTACCGACATCAAGATTAAAAATACAACTGAAACATCTACCGCAAACCTTAAAAAATAA
- a CDS encoding CcoQ/FixQ family Cbb3-type cytochrome c oxidase assembly chaperone, with translation MLKFVKHNMESISGIEIFPIISLLIFFIFFIALYTWVYTYKKDKINEMSLLPFDSESPEDKNS, from the coding sequence ATGCTGAAGTTTGTAAAACACAATATGGAGAGCATCTCTGGTATTGAGATATTCCCGATAATATCGCTGCTCATCTTCTTTATTTTCTTTATCGCGCTTTATACATGGGTATACACCTACAAAAAAGACAAGATTAATGAGATGAGCCTGCTGCCTTTTGACAGCGAAAGCCCTGAAGATAAAAACAGCTAA
- a CDS encoding cbb3-type cytochrome c oxidase N-terminal domain-containing protein, which translates to MKKLFPFYVRIPVFFALGFALTEFFIDSGDRPAFLKYPLVSLFLLVLLVVIITVEVVVAAVDRVTYALLTEEQRKKLEEEEAMSITEKAWFKKLKGFFVTEQPRIEDEGTIMMDHNYDGIHELDNVLPPWWVKLFTEPLFSARFI; encoded by the coding sequence ATGAAAAAGTTATTTCCGTTTTACGTGAGGATACCCGTATTTTTTGCGCTGGGATTTGCGCTTACAGAGTTTTTTATTGACTCGGGCGATAGGCCTGCATTCCTTAAATATCCGTTGGTTTCACTGTTTCTTTTGGTATTGCTGGTAGTGATTATAACCGTTGAGGTGGTTGTAGCGGCTGTTGACAGGGTTACGTATGCCCTGCTTACCGAAGAGCAGCGAAAGAAGCTTGAAGAGGAAGAAGCCATGAGCATAACCGAAAAAGCATGGTTTAAGAAACTTAAAGGCTTTTTTGTTACAGAGCAGCCGCGTATTGAAGATGAGGGCACTATAATGATGGATCACAATTATGATGGTATTCACGAGCTGGATAATGTACTGCCACCCTGGTGGGTTAAGCTTTTTACGGAACCATTATTTTCGGCGCGGTTTATTTAG
- a CDS encoding c-type cytochrome: MEEARIAVEEYKKTAKDLIDANTVTLLTDAGDLASGKKIFEANCIACHRADAGGAIGPNLTDNHWLLGGGIKNVFNTITKGGRDGKGMVAWQGTLKPSEIQLVASYILSLKGSNPKDAKAPEGDVYIEEPATKAPEVAANIK; encoded by the coding sequence GTGGAAGAGGCCCGTATTGCAGTTGAAGAATATAAAAAAACTGCAAAAGACCTTATTGATGCCAATACAGTGACCCTGCTTACTGATGCAGGTGACCTTGCATCGGGGAAGAAAATTTTTGAGGCCAACTGTATTGCCTGCCATCGCGCTGACGCCGGCGGAGCCATAGGACCAAATCTTACAGATAACCATTGGCTGTTGGGCGGCGGTATCAAAAATGTATTTAACACTATAACCAAAGGCGGGCGCGACGGTAAAGGTATGGTTGCCTGGCAGGGAACCCTTAAGCCATCAGAGATACAGCTTGTTGCCAGCTATATATTGTCTCTTAAAGGGAGCAACCCAAAAGATGCAAAGGCGCCTGAAGGCGATGTATATATTGAAGAGCCTGCCACGAAAGCTCCTGAGGTGGCTGCTAATATAAAATAG
- a CDS encoding FixH family protein, whose amino-acid sequence MKINWGTGIVIAFGLFMSFILFFVFRVQSDSKYDNELVVEDYYKQERVLETRLEKEHNAAGLEHKLLITDTGKDIKIIFPESFDYKKISGKVSLYRPSAQKLDFEMPVLLSSPYLLIPKHGLAGGRWDIIVDWKYQDKNYLSKEKLNL is encoded by the coding sequence ATGAAAATAAACTGGGGTACGGGAATAGTAATCGCATTCGGGCTATTTATGAGCTTCATCCTGTTCTTTGTGTTCAGGGTACAGTCTGACAGTAAATATGACAATGAGCTTGTAGTAGAAGATTACTATAAGCAGGAACGGGTGCTTGAAACGCGGCTTGAAAAAGAGCACAATGCAGCCGGCCTTGAGCATAAGCTTCTGATCACTGATACGGGAAAGGATATTAAAATAATATTTCCTGAAAGTTTTGACTATAAAAAAATAAGCGGTAAAGTGTCCCTTTACAGGCCATCGGCACAAAAGCTTGATTTTGAAATGCCTGTTTTATTATCATCTCCGTATTTGCTCATACCTAAGCACGGGCTTGCCGGTGGCCGCTGGGACATTATTGTTGACTGGAAATACCAGGATAAAAACTACTTAAGTAAAGAAAAGCTAAACTTGTAA